The genomic segment AAAGCTATAATGGAAAAACCAAGTGAAAACTTAAAGCCAAAGGCTCCTGGAATGAAGTATAAGCATTATGCACCAAATGCTAAAGTTACAATAATTTCTGGGGAAAGAAAAAAAACTATTGAAAAAATCCGTGAAATGGTACACTATAATATAGAAAAAGGTAAAAAAGTATGTATCCTCACTGTTGAACAAAATGTTGATGAATATACAGAAGGAACTGGTATAGTATTAGGTAGTCTAAGTGATTTATCAACAGTTGCTAGAAGTTTATTTGAAGCATTGAGAAAGTGTGATGACCTAGGAGCGGATTTGGTTTTTGCAGAAGGATATGAAGAAAAAGGTGTAGGGGTAGCTATTATGAATAGATTAAATAAAGCTGCTGGATTTGATATTATAAATGTATAATAATTATGCATGTTGAAAAACCACAAAATAAATTAGGAGATGATTTAATTATGAAAATTGCAATTGGATGCGATCATGGTGGATTTGAACTTAAAAATGAAATCATAAAGTTTTTGGAAAGTGAAAAGTATGAGGTTAAGGATTTTGGCACATATTCAACAGGTTCTTGCGATTATCCGGATATTGCATTACCAGTAGCAGAAGCGGTTGCTGCAAAAGAATATGAGTTTGGTATATTAATATGTGGTACAGGAATAGGAATTGGTATTGCAGCTAATAAGGTACCAGGAATTAGAGCAGCGCTATGTTCAGATACATTTAGTGCTCATGCAACAAGAGAACATAATAATGCTAATATATTAACTATGGGTCAAAGGGTTGTTGGAGCAGGTCTTGCTTTAGATATAGTAAAAACATTTATATCAGCTAAATTTGAAGGAGATAGGCACCAAAAAAGAATAGATAAGATTTCAGATATTGAAAAAAAGTATACACATTAGAAAAAAGCAGCTATGCTGCAATCAAGATCATTTAGGTTAGAAAAAAGTAGCTATGCTGCAACAATATTAATTTACATTATTAGAAAGCTAAATGGGGTATATAAATATAAAGGGCTATAAATACTAAAAGCAAACTTGGAGGAATAATAATGAGCAAAGTTGTAGAAATAAATCATCCACTAATATTACATAAGTTGGCAATCTTAAGAGATGAAAAAACAGGTTCGAAGGATTTTAGAAAATTAGTAGAAGAAATTTCAATGTTAATGGCATATGAAGTCACACGAGATTTAAATACAGAAGAAGTAGAAGTAAAAACACCAGTGGCAGTTACTAAATGTAAAATGCTTGCAGGAAAGAAGATGGCTGTAGTTCCTATTTTAAGAGCTGGTCTCGGAATGGTTGATGGAGTACTTAATTTAATACCAGCAGCTAAGGTTGGACATATTGGATTATATAGAGATGAGAAAACACTTCAACCAGTTGAATATTTTTGTAAAATGCCACAAGATATTGCAGAAAGAGATATTATAGTAGTTGATCCAATGCTTGCTACAGGTGGATCTGCAATAGATGCTTTAACTATGTTAAAAAATAGAGGAGCAAAAAATTTAAAATTAATGTGCTTGGTTGGCGCACCAGAAGGTATAGAAGCTATTAAAAAAGCACATGATGATGTTGATATATACTTAGCATCAATTGATGAAAAATTAAATGAACATGGATATATTGTTCCAGGTCTTGGTGATGCTGGAGATAGATTATTTGGTACTAAGTAATTAGTAATCTATTAGAATTAAAAGCTATCTACATAAGTTTCTGAATGACCCAAGATAATTTTACTGGGGGGAATATAGAAAATGGAGAGACGAGATAAGAAAAATTATTACTTGGATATTGCTGAAACAGTTTTAGAGAGAGGAACCTGTCTAAGGAGAAACTATGGTTCTATAATTGTTAAAAATGATGAAATAATTTCTACTGGATACACAGGAGCACCTAGAGGTAGAAAAAATTGCATGGATTTGAATAGTTGCATAAGAGAAAAGTTGAAAGTTCCAAGAGGTACTCATTATGAGTTGTGTAGGAGTGTACATAGTGAAGCTAATGCAATAATAAGCGCTTCTAGAAGAGATATGATTGGAGCTACATTATATTTAGTAGGACGAGATGCAAAAACAAGAGAATATGTAAGGGATGCAAACTCTTGCTCCATGTGTAAGAGATTGATAATTAATGCTGGAATTTCTAATGTTATTATAAGGGATTCAAAGCAGGAGTATAGAGAAATAAGTGTAGATTCATGGATAGAAGACGATGACTCTCTAAGAATAGTAAAAGACGCAGGATATTAATTTTTTAGAATTTGCATATTTGAATAAATCCAACAAGCATTGCGAGTTGGATTTATTTTTAAAGTATAAACTTTACCAGATAGCTAGTATGCGTAATACGCTTTTTCCTTTAATGAGGAGATAACGGCTGCACGGCGCTGGATAAGTTTCAACTAAGATTCAGATGGAGACTAAACTACGCCTGAATTAAGTTTAACTTGATTTTAAATATACATAAAGACAGTACTTAGAAATAGAATGAGAAAAATCTATAATTGCTTAAATATAGGAGGAAATAATTTGAGTACAAAGAAAATTATTACGATTTTTGGAACTAGACCTGAGGCTATAAAAATGGCACCTTTAGTAAAGGAATTAGAAAGAAGAGAAGAGATTGAATCGAAAGTTTGCGTGACGGCTCAACACAGAGAAATGTTAGATCAAGTTTTAGAGTTATTTGACATAAAACCTGATTTTGATTTAAATATAATGAAGACAAAACAGACTTTAACAGGAATTACAAGTAGAGTTTTAGAAGGGTTAGAGGAAGTTTTTAAAGAAGAAAAGCCAGATATGATATTAGTTCATGGAGATACTACAACTACATTTGCAGGTTCTTTAGCTGCATTCTATCAGCAAATTAAAGTTGGGCATGTTGAAGCTGGTCTAAGGACTTTTAATAAGTATTTTCCTTTTCCAGAGGAAATGAATAGAAAACTTACAGGAAGTCTAGCTGATTTACATTTTGCACCAACTAAAGGTTCGAAGGAAAACTTACTAAGGGAAGGAATAAATGCGAGTGATATATATGTTACAGGAAATACTGTAATCGATGCTATGAAACATACAGTTGAAGATGATTACATCTTTGAAAACGAAGAGCTAAATAATATTGATTTTAGTAAGAAAGTAATAATGATCACTGCTCATAGAAGAGAAAACTGGGGAGAAGGAATCCAAAATATATGTATAGCATTAAACAAAATAGTTGAACAGAATGAAGACGTAGAATTAGTGTACTTAGTTCATTTGAATCCTGTAGTTAAAGATGTAGTTTATGAGAGACTTGGAGGAAAAGAAAGAGTTCACTTGCTGTCACCATTAGATACTAAGGAAACTCATAATTTGATGAATAAATCATTTATGGTTATGACAGATTCAGGGGGATTGCAAGAGGAAGCACCACATTTAGCAAAGCCTGTACTTGTGCTGAGAGACGTTACTGAACGACCAGAAGCTGTAGAGGCAGGTACTGTTAAGCTAGTTGGAACTAATATAGATCAAATAGTATCAGAGGCAAACGAATTACTTAGAAACCCTGATGCTTATTGTAAAATGAGTAAATCTATAAATCCTTATGGAGATGGAATTGCATCTAGAAGAATAGCAGATGCTATATTAAAATATTTTGGTTTGACAACAAGAGAAGTAGAAGAATTTAAAAGATAAAGTTTGTTTAAATTTTAACAATTTATGCTTGATAAAAGAAATAATAAAAGGTATAATTTAGTTATGTTAATAATTTAACGAAAGTTAATAAAATAATCTATAAAATTTTAGGAGGTCAAACATGAGAGATGTAGTTATTGTAAGTGCAGTAAGAACAGCGTTAGGTAGTTTTGGTGGAGCATTAAAGGATGTCTCAGCAGTAGATTTAGGAGCTTTAGTAATTAAAGAAGCCGTAAATAGAGCTGGAGTAAAACCTGAATTAATTGAAGAAGTTATTATGGGTAATGTAATTCAAGCTGGTCTTGGTCAAAATACTGCAAGACAGTCAACAATAAAAGCTGGATTACCACAAGAAGTTTCAGCTATGACTATTAATAAGGTTTGTGGATCAGGTCTTAGAGCAGTTAGTTTAGCAGCTCAAATGATTAAAGCAGGAGATGCTGATGTTGTTGTTGCTGGAGGTATGGAAAATATGTCAGCTGCTCCATATGCATTGGACAAAGCAAGATGGGGACAAAGAATGGGCGATGGTAAATTAGTTGATACAATGATAAAAGACGCATTATGGGATGCTTTTAACAACTATCATATGGGAGTTACAGCTGAAAATATTGCTAAACAATGGGGATTAACTAGAGAAGAACAAGATGCTTTCTCAGCTTCATCTCAACAAAAAGCTGAAGCAGCAATCAAGTCAGGAAGATTTAAAGATGAAATAGTTCCAGTTGTTATTCCTCAAAGAAAGGGAGAACCAAAAGTATTTGATACAGATGAATTCCCAAGATTCGGAACAACAGCAGAAACTTTAGCTAAATTAAAGCCAGCATTTATTAAAGATGGTACTGTTACAGCAGGTAATGCATCAGGTATTAATGATGGAGCAGCAGCTTTTGTTGTTATGAGTGCAGAAAAGGCAGAAGAATTAGGACTTAAACCAATGGCTAAAATACTTTCTTACGGTTCAAAAGGATTAGATCCAGCTATCATGGGTTATGGACCATTCCATGCAACTAAGAAAGCTTTAGAAAAAGCTAACTTAACAGTAGAAGACTTAGATTTAATCGAAGCTAATGAAGCTTTTGCTGCTCAAAGCTTAGCAGTTGCTAAAGACTTAAAATTCGATATGTCAAAAGTTAATGTAAATGGTGGAGCAATTGCTTTAGGTCACCCAGTTGGAGCATCAGGTGCAAGAATATTAGTAACTCTTCTTCATGAAATGGAAAAGAGAGATGCTAAAAAAGGATTAGCTACACTTTGTATAGGTGGCGGAATGGGAACAGCTCTTATCGTTGAAAGAGTTTAATATAAATTAAGATTTAAAAAGGTTACTATGATAATTTTCATGGTAACCTTTTTTTATTAAATATAAGTATAAAATAAAATGAAAAGAAGAAAATAGAAATGCATGTATTAAATTAGATAAGGTCAGTAAAAAAATCAAAATTATTATGTACATTAATCATCTGATAGAAGGGGTGAAAATATTATCAAAATAATTACTATATATAAATCAGTGGAAAAAATGAAAGAGTTTTTAATCATATATTTCATTAAGGTGTTTTATATACTTCATAACATAGTTAATGTGAGGATTTGCTAAATAATAATACATATAAATTTGGTAATTATAGATTAAAAAAAATAAATATTGAATAAGGATTAATTTCTGTATTCAATAATATGAAATGTATAATAGTAAGTATAGCTTTATAAAACCCAAAAATAGTATAAAATTCACCAAATTTTTGAAAATTGATGACAAAATTTGTAATGAAAATGTTAACAAAAATAATATTTTGTAGATAAATGTTACAGAATATTTAGAAAATTGAATCAAACAAGCTTTTAAAAATCATTAAATGAGAAAAATGAAGAAATAACCAATATTAGCTGAGCATTCACGAGCATATGAAATATAAATTCATTATAAAGTAAAAATAAGCTGATTTTACTTTTAAATAGTGTTTTATTAAAGATAAATATAAAGATATAATTACTGATATTGAGGTTAAGGGGGTTATGTATGAATAAAGAAGTGAATAAACTGCTTCTACAAACGATAAAATACGATTTGGGGAGCGGATTATTGATATCTTTAATAATAGTCTTAATTTCCACCTTTATAAATGCAGGAATCTATATGATAGGCATGTGTGTGTCGCTAATAAATTTTCTAGCAAGTGGTTATATCGTTGGGAAATTTTTGGATAAAAATAGAGCATGGATTATAATTCCTACGTATTTTATTAGGATGGCATTCATAATTGCTACAGTATTTCCGTTTTTAGGAAATATAAAATACGTAATATATTATATGATAGGCTTTGTTTCACATT from the Clostridium beijerinckii genome contains:
- a CDS encoding deaminase produces the protein MERRDKKNYYLDIAETVLERGTCLRRNYGSIIVKNDEIISTGYTGAPRGRKNCMDLNSCIREKLKVPRGTHYELCRSVHSEANAIISASRRDMIGATLYLVGRDAKTREYVRDANSCSMCKRLIINAGISNVIIRDSKQEYREISVDSWIEDDDSLRIVKDAGY
- a CDS encoding acetyl-CoA C-acetyltransferase, translated to MRDVVIVSAVRTALGSFGGALKDVSAVDLGALVIKEAVNRAGVKPELIEEVIMGNVIQAGLGQNTARQSTIKAGLPQEVSAMTINKVCGSGLRAVSLAAQMIKAGDADVVVAGGMENMSAAPYALDKARWGQRMGDGKLVDTMIKDALWDAFNNYHMGVTAENIAKQWGLTREEQDAFSASSQQKAEAAIKSGRFKDEIVPVVIPQRKGEPKVFDTDEFPRFGTTAETLAKLKPAFIKDGTVTAGNASGINDGAAAFVVMSAEKAEELGLKPMAKILSYGSKGLDPAIMGYGPFHATKKALEKANLTVEDLDLIEANEAFAAQSLAVAKDLKFDMSKVNVNGGAIALGHPVGASGARILVTLLHEMEKRDAKKGLATLCIGGGMGTALIVERV
- the upp gene encoding uracil phosphoribosyltransferase, whose translation is MSKVVEINHPLILHKLAILRDEKTGSKDFRKLVEEISMLMAYEVTRDLNTEEVEVKTPVAVTKCKMLAGKKMAVVPILRAGLGMVDGVLNLIPAAKVGHIGLYRDEKTLQPVEYFCKMPQDIAERDIIVVDPMLATGGSAIDALTMLKNRGAKNLKLMCLVGAPEGIEAIKKAHDDVDIYLASIDEKLNEHGYIVPGLGDAGDRLFGTK
- the wecB gene encoding non-hydrolyzing UDP-N-acetylglucosamine 2-epimerase, giving the protein MRKIYNCLNIGGNNLSTKKIITIFGTRPEAIKMAPLVKELERREEIESKVCVTAQHREMLDQVLELFDIKPDFDLNIMKTKQTLTGITSRVLEGLEEVFKEEKPDMILVHGDTTTTFAGSLAAFYQQIKVGHVEAGLRTFNKYFPFPEEMNRKLTGSLADLHFAPTKGSKENLLREGINASDIYVTGNTVIDAMKHTVEDDYIFENEELNNIDFSKKVIMITAHRRENWGEGIQNICIALNKIVEQNEDVELVYLVHLNPVVKDVVYERLGGKERVHLLSPLDTKETHNLMNKSFMVMTDSGGLQEEAPHLAKPVLVLRDVTERPEAVEAGTVKLVGTNIDQIVSEANELLRNPDAYCKMSKSINPYGDGIASRRIADAILKYFGLTTREVEEFKR
- the rpiB gene encoding ribose 5-phosphate isomerase B, which encodes MKIAIGCDHGGFELKNEIIKFLESEKYEVKDFGTYSTGSCDYPDIALPVAEAVAAKEYEFGILICGTGIGIGIAANKVPGIRAALCSDTFSAHATREHNNANILTMGQRVVGAGLALDIVKTFISAKFEGDRHQKRIDKISDIEKKYTH